In the Silene latifolia isolate original U9 population chromosome 1, ASM4854445v1, whole genome shotgun sequence genome, CGACAGATATCTTCACAAAGTCGCTTTCGCAGGCCAAGCATCAGTTTTTTGTGTCGCAAGTAGGAGTCGGTAATTTTGAATCAAGGGGGAATGTTGAATAGTTTGATTCAAAATTAGTTAAATGTATTATAATCATGTGGTTTAATAATTTTGTTAATGGGTCAAATAGGAGTTATGGGTTATGGGCTACTCTTATCTGTTTTGGGTATGTCGGTTTTGGTTTCCTACTATAAAAGAATCTCCTATGTAATTTTTGATAATCATcagtaaaaaaaaatagaaacctttCCTCTGTCTCTACACCTTAGAGGGCCTATACTTTGAGATTTCAACTAACCCGTAAGATATAAATATAATTAGAAGGGTATAAGCTTATAGAATGAATGCTATATGCAAAATGAACAAATGCACATAACTTCACCCAAAATTTATTCAACAAATAAGGGTCTAGTTCGTTCCGAATTTGGCACAACGATAGAAGACGGCTAAAAATGACAAACACGAGCTGCCACGAACAATTTCTCTGGCAATTCACGAATCCAGGAGGAAGGTGATCGGGATAGCTAACAATCACACACAAACCCAGGAGGGAGGTGTTTGGTAACCTAGAGACGTTTTTCCCCCCTAAATTAAACCATCACTCTAATGACTAATTGGCGGGATTTATGATAGTGAATGAGCATGTCAGTCGAGAAGGTCCGTTTTTCCGTTGTAGTTGAGGTGTTTGGGAGATTTGGGTCGAGGGAGAAATTTGTTGGATTAATCTCCCCAAACTCCAAAATAATTAACGTAGCAAATATAAAATGTAAACTAATATTCATGGCATTAGTAGTTACCAAATGCATCAATTGAATAAAACTAGGTAATATCCCGCGCTTCGCgtggcctgttttaaaattttattattattattaaagcaCAATAATATAATTCAAtataacctttaatatttttacttataaataaaaataaataaatttttctCAATTTTAGTCTTTTTAGGTTTAACTCCAatgtttttaaaataaaatacgtacagtttaattaaaaataataagtGATCATTTTTTTTTGTGCAAGAAGGTTATTTCTCATATATTCCAAAATTAAGGATTACATGAGTttcttaaaaaataataataataataataataataataataataataataataataataataataataataataataataataataataataataataataataataataataataataataataataataataataataataataataataataataataataagtgataattaattatacatGATCAACATTTTATCAATAAATTTGTGAATGATAAAATTTCAaagtaattaataataaatttattcgaataatacaaCACTCAATATTAAGtcctcaaattatatcatttcacgatacgttatgttccaCATCAATTAATgttttttcaaaatgatgtgaatataattttatgtaatttttaattttttatgtataacgtgtgatatttttGTATCAAATATATAGGgtccaaactcaacttattcaaacgTTTTGATTGTATCTTGCATGTTCTATGTGTCAAGCATATCTATAaaaaatttgcaccttttgtatttttTAAACAACAATATATGATGATGttgatgtgaatacgaatcaccttgatgaaataattctcgaaacaagcgaCCAAGACAACCCGAGTCACCAAGCGTGGATCGGTTCGAATAATAGTCGAGAAAAGTGCATGATCACCTGCCAATGGGACGGGTAGAACCGTGTGGAGAACCGtgaggagcaaggagaaccgtgtggagcaaggtctaacctcgaaaatgggctagtccAAAGGCATTAAATaaagctcacctagtttttgtcatagcctagtttttacaaaggtcttacctagtttttggtttagtcttacctagttcttccacatagcctagaactcaccacaaagcattaaaggctagccttgggcaccaaggatttcggcctatataaggcttgtagtcctcatttgttcatcatccaattttgaagaaaaaaacttgagagtattctctaaaacttgtcttaTCTTCTTGTGTTATTACACGAGtggtttggcttaagaggtcgaaactCGATTTCGCACCTTGAttgaacgagggacgtgatcctaagtttaagtcggattgtttgacgagtatcaaacaattcacccattggcgtcgctataggtctagctacgacaaatatcctttctttttcattcaaaactcactacgaatatacggattgatcgggttgcacctagtgcattcggatccttcgtctatttgctagtacaagtcaagacttccgcttgcgattcacatcaattatggtatcagagcttcggctcttgatttccactAATCAAGACGATCCAAGGGTCTTGATttctttgtaaaaaaaaaaaaaaaaaaaaaagttactgttcacgtacggtactgttcacggtactattcatcaacaaaaaaaaatggaGCCCAACAATCCTAATCTCCTTCAAAATCTTATAGAAGCACTACAAAATCTTTCGGAACTTGGCGTGAACGGAACACCACGTCGAGGAGAACAAAGTCGAGAAGAATTCAAAGTAAGTGAACTACCCGAGTTTGTGGGAGGCACGGATCCCGAGGATTACCTCGAATGGGAGAGGAAGATTGAACGGATGTTTGAGTTCAAAGACCTGGATGACGAAAAGTGTTGCAAGTACGCCATTCTACGACTAAGTCGTGGAGCCTCCCTATGGTATGAAGGCTTTAAGGTAAAGCGTGTCCGGGCCGGAAAGGAAAATATATCCTCTTGGGAATCTCTCAAAAGGAAACTACGCAAGAGATACGTCCCAGCCACGTATAGGCTCACGACATATCGCAAGATTGCCGAGTTGACTCAAGAGAGGAGCAGTGTCTCAGATTACATAAATGAGTTTGAAAATCTTACTTTGATGGGAGGAATAGAGGAAAGTGAAGACTTGAAGATGGCTCGATTCCTTCGTGGACTAAATCGTAACATAGCCAATTCAGTTGAATTACAATCTTACGCTGACTTCGATTCCTTGTGTAATCTATGTCTCAAGGTAGAAGCCCAGGGGAAGGCCAAGCTCACTCCAACTCATGGTGAGGGTGGTCGAAGCTGGAGGAGCGAAGGACACTCAAGGGGAAGTCCGAGTAGTCGTACAGTTGAGACTACACCTAAGAAGATTTCCACCCCTGAGTCCGCTCCCAAGATACCCGTTCCTAAAGAGACAAGTTTATCTAGAGTACGATGTTTCAAATGCCAAGGATTTGGGCATTTTCAGAACACATGCTCAAATAAGAGAAACATTGCACTAAGGGAAGCTATTGTCGTTCGAGACGAGTTGTATGATGAAGAAgaacgattgggtgatgtgttcaaCTTCGAAGAAAGAGAAGAGGAGGGGAACGATAGAGATATCGAAACTTATGATGCTCCCAACTATGATTGTGCTTTAGTTCTTCGTGCTTTGTAGACTCAATCCACACCAATTAAGGCAGAACAAAGGAACCAGATTTTTCACACCAAATGTCAAGTGAAGGACAAGTGGTGTAGCCTAATCATCGATGGAGGGAGTCGTACCAACATTTCTTCTACAAAGATGGTGGACAAGTTTGGATTGGATACCATACCTCATCCCAAACCATATGTGTTACATTGGCTTGATGATGGGAACAAGGTGAAGGTCACCAAACAAGTCAAAGTGGCGTTAACAATGGGCTCCTATGACGACAATATCTTGTGTGACGTAGTGCCAATGGATGCATGCCACGTACTCTTGGGGTGTCAATGACAATTCGATCGCAATGTTATACACCGCGGCCGAAGCAACGAATATGAATTGGTCGACAAGGGTAAGAAGCTTGTCCTAAGACCAATGGCACCTAGTGTTGTTCGTTCTTTGGGCACCCCACAGAGGAAGACCGCAAGCATGACCATGTTTGCAAGTGAGCAAGAAGTTGGTGAAGTCTTAAAGGAAGGTGGTTGTGTCTATCTTATGGTGGTCAACGAGGCACCAAAAGTTGAGATCAAGGATGCCCAGCTAGTGGCGCTCTTAAAGGAATTCGAGGACGTTTTCCCTGAAGATTTACCACCGGGATTGCCGCATATCCGCGGGATCGAACATCAAATTGATCTCATTCCTGGAGCTGCGTTACCTAACAAGGCAGCCTATCGATGCAACCCAACAGAGACCAAGGAGTTGCAGCGCCAAATCGAGGAGCTAATGGAACGAGGCTATGTTCGTGAAAGCATGAGTCCATGTGCCGTTCCTACTCTTCTTGTCCCGAAAAAGGATGggagttggcggatgtgcatcgaTAGTCGAGCCGtgaacaacataactatcaagTACCGTTTCCCGATTCCAAGACTTGATGACATGCTTGATGAGTTGCATGGCTCCgagatcttttctaagatcgaccgAGGAGTGGCTATCATCGATATCGAATGCGGGAAGGTGACGAATGGAAAACCGCGTTCAAGACCAAACATGGGTTGTACGAATGGACTGTCATGCCGTTCGGGTTAACCAACGCTCCGAGTACTTTCATGCGGCTCATGAACGAGGTACTCAAACCATTCTTGGGAAAATTTGTGGTTGTTTATTtagatgatatcttggtttacagTCAAAGCAAAGAAGATCACTTCAAACACCTTCGCAAAGTGTTCGAAACTCTCCGGGAACAAAGGCTATATGGAAAAAAGGAGAAATGTTCATTCTTGGTCGAGAGTGTCATATTTCTAGGCTATGTGGTTTCTAAAGATGGAGTTTCAGTGGACCAATCAAAGATCGAGGCCATTAAGTCATGGCCTACGCCTAAGTCCGTCACAGAGGTTCGGTCTTTCCAAGGACTTGCTTCATTCTACCgaagattcataaaagatttcAGCACCATCACAAGTCCCATCACCGAGTGTTTAAAAAAAGGAACATTTGTGTGGACCGAGGCTGCTCAAAGGGCTTTCGAGACGATTATCCAACGGCTCTGTGAAGCACTGGTACTAGCACTTCCCGATTTTACTCAACCCTTCGAGGTAAAGTGTGATGCGAGCGGTGTTGGAATTGGAGCTGTGTTGGTCCAAGGAAAGCGACCCATTGCTTATTTTTCCGAAAAGCTAAGTGGAGCTCGGCTCAAATATTGCACATATGACAAGGAGTTCTATGCCATAGTGAGAGCACTCAACCATCGGAGCCACTATCTTCGCCCAAATCACTTCATTCTACATTCAGACCATGAATCCTTAAAATACATCAATGGGCCGCAGAAGCTGAGCTtaagacatgccaaatgggttgaaTTTCTTCAATCCTTTCATTTCTCATCGAAATATAAGGATGGTAAAAGCAATGGGGTGGCCGACGCTCTTTCCCGACGCTACTCTTTACTGAACGTGCTTGATGTTCGCCTGCTTGGATTCGAGACCTTGAAAGATTACTACGAAACTGATCCCGACTTTGGTGAAATGTTTAGGATAAGCCAAACAAGACCCCGAGGCGAGTTCATAATTCAAGATGGATTTCTTTTCAAAGGAAATCAGTTGTGTGTACCCAAGCATCAAGTTCGGGAGTTATTGATACGAGAAGCTCATGGGGGAGGACTTGGTGGACATTTTGGTGTCACTAAGACTATGGAGGTCCTTAAAGAGCATGTCTATTGGCCTCGAATGCTGAAGGACGTGCAAGATGTGATTCGTAAGTGTGTCACTTGTCACGTTGCAAAGAGTACCTTCAAGCCAGGGGAGTACACGCCCTTACCGATCCCTAACAGGCCATGGAAAGACGtgtccatggattttattgttgctcTACCACGAACCCAAAGGGGTAAGGACGCAATCATGGTCGTAGTGGATCGATTTTCCAAGATGGCCCATTTTATTGCATGTCACAAGACAGATGACACTAACAACGTAGCCGACTTATACTTTCGAGAAATACTCCGCCTTCATGAAGTCCCAAGGACGATAGTCTCCGATCGTGACTCAAGGTTCTTAAGCTATTTTTGGAACACTCTGTGGAAGAAGGTGGGTACCAAACTGTTATTTAGTAcctctcaccatcctcaaacCGATGGTCAAACGGAAGTGACAAACCGCACTCTTGGGGTATTACTACGTGGCCTCGTGAACAAAACTCAGAAGGATTGGGATCTAAAACTCGCTCATGCCGAGTTTGCCTACAACAGGTCTTCATCATACGCAACAAAGCACTCTCCTTTTGAGATCGTGTATGCGTAAATCCCTACCTACCACTCGATCTCATTCCCTTACCCGAGGGCGAGCTAGTACACAAAAGCGCGGAAGAAAAGGTCAAATCCATGATTAAACTACATGAGCAGGTTCGCTCCAGAATTGAGTCCGTCAATGAGGTATACAAGCAAAGAGCCAACAAAACCCGCCCACCAAGGGTtttcaaggaaggagatttggttTGGGTGCATCTAAGGAAAGAACGATTCCCAGGCAAACGAAAGAACAAACTCATGCTGCGCGCAGAAGGTCCTTACAAGGTGATTTCGAAGTATGGAGACAATGCCTACAAGGTCGAACTCCCAGGGGACTACGGTGTCCACGCCACTTTCAATGTGGGTGATCTCTCTCCTTACATCGAGGATAATGGGATCgcagaattgaggacaattcctttcaaagggggagggattgatgtgaatacgaatcaccttgatgaaataattctcgaaagAAGCGACCAAGACAACCCGAGTCACCAAGCGTGGATCGGTTCGAATAATAGTCGAGAAAAGtgcatgatcacccgccaatgggACGGGTAGAACCGTGTGGAGAACCGtgaggagcaaggagaaccgtgtggagcaaggtctaacctcgaaaatgggctagtccAAAGGCATTAAATaaagctcacctagtttttgtTATAGCCTAGTTTTTACAAAGTTCTTACCTAGTTTTTGGTTTAGTCTTACCTAGTTCGTCCACATAGCCTAGAACTCACCACAAAGCATTAAAGGCTAGCCTTAGGCACCAAggatttcggcctatataaggcttgtagtcctcatttgttcatcatccaattttgaagaaaaaaacttgagagtattctctaaaacttgtcttatcttcttgtgttgttacacgagtggtttggcttaagaggtcgaaacgcgatttcgcaccttgcttgaacgagggacgtgatcctaagtttaagtcggattgtttgacgagtatcaaacaattcacccattggcgtagctataggtctagctacgacaaatatcctttctttttcattcaaaACTCACTACGAATATACGGATTGATCGGGTTGCACTTAGTGCATTCGGATCCTCCGTCTATTCGCTAGTACAAGTCAAGACTTCCGCTTGCGATTCACATCAGATGTTTCAGAGgttacctgtaaataaaatagatTGAACTTTCTAAAATATTATTTCTtcaggtttaacttcaaagtatttaaaagataaatgataaaatatttaactaaaagtaaaaattaaatactcataatcaatatttatacttgacgtatacatatttaactgaagatattaaattaaaatataacgcgttttctactttttcatgtcttttataatactatattacttaataatcattacttttgttttgattattcaaatgcactcgcgatcactatgtatatacatactcgtacacatactcgttatcacactatttaaatcaatcaaaattgttggagcttgtgtcctccacaaataagtgtgataacatttgtaaatctcttacaggttcacaagggtatacttcgtattttaatcagttgattaacgattacctaataacggttggcttgctagaaagtttgacgttattatcatacagatggcggtgatcaactagtccctaaaggtcacacctataggatgtgtttgagagatgtggttatagaaatatgatcactgatgcgtgtcctaaatatgttgttttacgccctattttacacgcatttcagagctcatttaagtAGTTAttgctactattctccccattttgtctactttcgtattttttatgtaatattgcagatttatgcgaaaatgagtagaaatcgagctaaatccatccccgagtatcctgcattacatatgacgtgaagtattcacccgaggaacgagcttggtgctcaattcaaggcccaaaagacaaatccacgagattataaaagacaagtagcagctcaagcagtcgatcgaccaccaaccttagtcgatcgaccaaccatcgggttccagaagctactatttactgaagaccagtcgatcgacccaattgctattccagacgagaattaaaagactgaggaagcataagcccaataagttttaggttttgataataattgttacgtatgtttgctatataacgtaacataaacattCAGTTTAGGTATCTGGA is a window encoding:
- the LOC141651003 gene encoding uncharacterized protein LOC141651003 codes for the protein MEPNNPNLLQNLIEALQNLSELGVNGTPRRGEQSREEFKVSELPEFVGGTDPEDYLEWERKIERMFEFKDLDDEKCCKYAILRLSRGASLWYEGFKVKRVRAGKENISSWESLKRKLRKRYVPATYRLTTYRKIAELTQERSSVSDYINEFENLTLMGGIEESEDLKMARFLRGLNRNIANSVELQSYADFDSLCNLCLKVEAQGKAKLTPTHGEGGRSWRSEGHSRGSPSSRTVETTPKKISTPESAPKIPVPKETSLSRVRCFKCQGFGHFQNTCSNKRNIALREAIVVRDELYDEEERLGDVFNFEEREEEGNDRDIETYDAPNYDCALVLRAL